The Apium graveolens cultivar Ventura chromosome 6, ASM990537v1, whole genome shotgun sequence genome contains a region encoding:
- the LOC141667758 gene encoding mitotic spindle checkpoint protein MAD1-like — MVNTLAVDSEAKQTIEALQIKLQETKEKLQAVEELKQSGNSGASVDSYISGKIVQLKEQIATLGKREERYKTVFADRISVFRRACCDMFGYKILMDDHHRADGIPVTRFTLHSIYAQSDDEKLQFEYESGNTNIIASDYTLQPEISRQVDIFIRKMNSIPAFTANLTVESFNKRTLS; from the exons ATGGTGAACACTTTAGCTGTTGACAGCGAGGCAAAACAAACAATCGAAGCTTTGCAGATTAAATTACAGGAGACAAAGGAGAAACTGCAAGCTGTTGAAGAACTAAAGCAGTCAG GTAATTCTGGCGCAAGTGTGGATTCGTATATATCTGGAAAGATTGTGCAGCTTAAAGAGCAAATTGCAACACTGGGAAAACGCGAGGAAAG ATATAAGACTGTTTTTGCAGATAGAATATCAGTATTCAGAAGGGCATGCTGTGATATGTTCGGTTACAAG ATTCTTATGGACGACCATCATCGTGCTGATGGAATTCCGGTCACTCGTTTTACCTTGCACTCGATTTATGCTCAAAGTGATGACGAAAAGCTTCAATTTGAGTATGAGTCAGGGAATACAAATATTATT GCAAGTGACTACACCTTGCAGCCTGAGATATCTCGTCAG GTTGATATATTTATTCGAAAGATGAACTCAATTCCAGCTTTCACTGCCAACTTGACAGTAGAGTCATTCAACAAGCGAACACTTTCCTGA